One genomic region from Gossypium hirsutum isolate 1008001.06 chromosome D13, Gossypium_hirsutum_v2.1, whole genome shotgun sequence encodes:
- the LOC107916821 gene encoding probable E3 ubiquitin-protein ligase RHC2A, with amino-acid sequence MAATTSYWCYQCNQFFLISNEDPITCPDCDGGFIEEIENMPHAARALHADSRLVGGDGFTAMYNSSTTLRRSRMNGGDRSPFNPVIVLASPSGESTNVEQSGRGFELYYDDGGGLGLRPLPASMSEFLLGPGFDRLIEQLSQMEIHNIGRHNQPPASKAAVEAMPMVEIDDTHIHNELFCAVCKEQFELGTKVLNMPCNHLYHSNCLLPWLRLRNSCPVCRHELPAAKGEEGDGSSNSLDETPMGLTIWRLQGGGFAVGRFSAGENREFPVVYTEMDGGFSGGGLVPRRVSWGSGGRERGGYLRRVLRNMFGCFSGSSSSPRLDSRIRRSSRSFSLFSPPSRRRGWALELDNARSRSRRRRR; translated from the coding sequence ATGGCAGCGACGACGTCGTATTGGTGTTACCAATGCAATCAGTTCTTCTTGATTTCCAACGAAGATCCGATTACTTGCCCCGACTGTGACGGCGGATTCATCGAAGAGATCGAAAACATGCCTCATGCAGCGCGTGCTCTCCACGCTGACTCCCGTCTCGTCGGCGGCGATGGATTCACCGCGATGTACAATAGCTCAACTACCCTTCGTCGAAGCCGGATGAACGGTGGCGATCGTTCTCCTTTTAATCCCGTCATCGTCTTGGCGTCACCTTCCGGGGAAAGTACAAATGTTGAACAGAGTGGGAGGGGGTTTGAGCTTTATTATGACGACGGAGGTGGATTGGGTTTGCGGCCTTTACCGGCGAGCATGTCGGAGTTTCTGTTAGGTCCTGGGTTTGACCGGTTAATTGAGCAGTTATCACAAATGGAAATCCACAACATTGGGCGTCACAACCAACCGCCGGCGTCGAAAGCGGCGGTTGAGGCAATGCCAATGGTGGAAATAGACGATACCCATATCCATAACGAACTGTTCTGTGCGGTATGCAAAGAACAATTCGAGTTAGGAACCAAAGTTTTAAACATGCCTTGTAACCATTTGTACCATTCAAACTGTTTACTCCCTTGGCTTCGGTTGCGAAATTCATGCCCCGTTTGCCGCCATGAATTGCCGGCAGCTAAAGGGGAAGAAGGGGACGGGAGTTCAAATTCATTGGATGAGACCCCCATGGGGTTGACCATTTGGAGATTACAGGGTGGTGGGTTCGCGGTGGGGAGGTTTTCAGCTGGAGAGAATAGAGAGTTTCCCGTTGTTTATACGGAAATGGATGGTGGTTTTAGCGGCGGAGGGTTGGTGCCGCGGAGGGTTTCATGGGGGAGTGGAGGGAGGGAAAGAGGAGGGTATCTTAGAAGGGTGTTGCGGAATATGTTTGGGTGTTTTAGTGGTTCAAGTTCTTCTCCTAGGTTGGATTCAAGGATAAGGAGAAGTAGTAGatcattttccctttttagtccTCCTTCAAGGAGAAGAGGTTGGGCTCTTGAACTTGATAATGCAAGATCTAGAAGTAGGAGAAGAAGAAGGTAA
- the LOC107916984 gene encoding berberine bridge enzyme-like 8, with the protein MWVAVLYTIYYYSDFGIESRTMVGKITRAYEREVKEGDVKMASPKFGMSILFFFLCISFCSSTDQSFQQCFSSHLPPSNITYDVIFTQNSSQYSSILQSSIRNLRFSNASKPRYLVTPYNEDHIQATIICSKEHHMHVRVRSGGHDYEGLSYISDVPFIVIDLFHIRSVMVDIKNEYAWVGAGATLGELYYSISAKSNVHGFPAGSCPTVGVGGHISGGGFGTIFRKYGLAADNVIDAKMIDVNGNVLDRKSMGEDLFWAIRGGGGASFGVIFSWKLKLVRVPPTVTVFKTVKSLEQGATKLVQKWQNIAYKFHHDLFVHAVIQVTNPNSNQNPTVQVSFDCLFLGTTERLLSSIQRSFPELGVTQENCTEMSWIQSVLYFAGYSIAESADVLLNRTTQSTQSFKGKSDYVKEAIPKTGLEGLFKMVVEEETSVLILTPYGGRMKQIKSSATPFPYRSEYLYGIQYMISWDVAEETGKRIGWMRRLYKYMEPYVSTAPRAAYFNYRDLDLGRNSYPNTSYVESSEWGLKYFNHNFNRLVRVKTLADPHNFFWNEQSIPVLRLE; encoded by the coding sequence atgtggGTGGCAGTGCTATATACTATATATTATTATTCTGACTTTGGGATTGAGTCACGGACGATGGTCGGAAAAATCACTCGAGCTTATGAAAGGGAGGTCAAAGAGGGTGATGTGAAGATGGCGAGTCCGAAGTTCGGGATGTCaatattatttttcttcctttGCATCTCATTTTGCTCTTCAACAGACCAAAGTTTCCAGCAATGCTTTTCATCTCATTTACCACCTTCCAACATAACTTATGATGTTATCTTCACCCAAAACAGTTCTCAATATTCATCCATATTGCAGTCTTCCATACGGAACTTACGGTTTTCGAATGCTTCGAAACCACGTTACTTGGTTACCCCTTACAACGAAGATCATATCCAGGCAACCATAATCTGTTCCAAGGAACATCACATGCATGTTAGAGTTCGAAGTGGTGGACATGACTATGAAGGCCTCTCTTACATATCTGATGTTCCATTTATAGTTATAGATCTTTTCCATATCCGGTCTGTCATGGTagatataaaaaatgaatatgcATGGGTTGGAGCTGGTGCAACTCTTGGTGAATTATATTATAGTATTTCTGCCAAAAGTAATGTCCATGGATTCCCTGCGGGGAGTTGTCCCACTGTAGGGGTGGGGGGACACATCAGTGGAGGTGGATTCGGTACGATATTCAGAAAATACGGTTTAGCAGCCGACAATGTTATCGACGCCAAGATGATCGACGTTAATGGAAATGTTCTTGACAGGAAATCAATGGGAGAAGATCTGTTTTGGGCCATCAGAGGCGGTGGAGGAGCGAGCTTTGGTGTTATTTTCTCATGGAAACTTAAGTTGGTTCGTGTTCCTCCGACCGTAACCGTTTTTAAAACCGTAAAGTCATTGGAACAAGGAGCAACCAAACTTGTCCAGAAGTGGCAAAACATTGCATATAAGTTTCACCATGACCTTTTCGTCCATGCAGTTATACAAGTTACTAATCCGAATTCAAACCAAAACCCAACCGTTCAAGTTTCTTTCGATTGCTTGTTTCTTGGGACTACCGAAAGACTCCTCTCTTCCATACAACGTAGTTTCCCCGAGCTAGGCGTAACTCAAGAAAACTGCACTGAAATGAGTTGGATCCAATCCGTCCTTTACTTTGCTGGCTACTCAATTGCAGAATCCGCAGACGTTTTACTCAACAGGACAACACAATCTACGCAGTCGTTCAAAGGCAAGTCCGATTACGTAAAGGAAGCAATCCCCAAAACGGGGCTCGAAGGACTATTTAAAATGGTAGTGGAGGAAGAGACATCGGTGTTGATATTAACGCCTTACGGAGGAAGAATGAAGCAAATAAAGAGTTCGGCAACTCCATTTCCTTATAGAAGTGAGTATTTATATGGGATACAATATATGATTAGTTGGGATGTAGCAGAGGAAACAGGGAAACGCATAGGGTGGATGAGAAGGTTGTACAAGTACATGGAACCTTATGTCTCAACAGCACCGAGGGCTGCATATTTCAATTACAGGGATCTTGATTTGGGGAGGAACAGTTACCCAAATACAAGCTATGTGGAATCAAGCGAATGGGGTTTGAAATACTTCAACCATAATTTCAATAGACTGGTTCGGGTGAAGACTTTAGCTGATCCTCACAATTTCTTTTGGAATGAGCAAAGTATTCCAGTATTAAGGTTAGAATAA